The following are encoded in a window of Amycolatopsis lexingtonensis genomic DNA:
- a CDS encoding PQQ-dependent sugar dehydrogenase has product MRRVLGLIGVVSLLVAGCSGAASQPVQSVPPAATPSASSGKFKVETVTAGLEHGWDIGFLPDGGILVPQRPGKLALVRDGKAAEVRADFSDVLVKGEGGLLGMVVSPDFATSREFITCQDHQEDGKAVDIRLVTWKLAEDGASATKVKNLLTGLPVNPSGRHSGCRPTFAPDGALLVGTGDTARASISQDRHSLGGKVLRLDAKTGSPLPDNPFITSSDPHERLIYTYGHRNVQGVAIRPGNGQVITAEHGPTFDDEVNLLKPGANYGWDPSKGGTDSSYDESVPMTDLKRFPDAVSPLWTSGKITEAISGDAFLTGAQWGPNDGALVVVALKGQKLLLYHLDPAGKVLDVTLPPEFDDKFGRLRAVRSGPDGALYVTTSDGTDDKLLKVTPA; this is encoded by the coding sequence ATGCGGCGTGTGCTGGGTCTCATCGGTGTCGTGTCCCTGCTGGTCGCGGGCTGTTCGGGGGCGGCGAGCCAGCCGGTCCAGAGCGTCCCGCCCGCGGCGACGCCGTCGGCCTCGAGCGGGAAGTTCAAGGTCGAGACGGTGACGGCCGGGCTCGAACACGGCTGGGACATCGGGTTCCTGCCCGACGGCGGCATCCTCGTGCCGCAGCGGCCCGGCAAGCTCGCGCTGGTCCGCGACGGGAAAGCGGCCGAAGTCCGCGCCGACTTCTCCGACGTCCTGGTCAAGGGCGAAGGCGGGCTGCTCGGCATGGTCGTCAGTCCCGACTTCGCCACCAGCCGCGAGTTCATCACCTGCCAGGACCACCAGGAAGACGGCAAGGCCGTCGACATCCGGCTGGTCACGTGGAAGCTGGCCGAGGACGGCGCGAGCGCGACCAAGGTGAAGAACCTGCTGACCGGGCTCCCGGTGAACCCGAGCGGCCGCCACTCCGGCTGCCGCCCGACGTTCGCCCCGGACGGTGCGCTGCTGGTCGGCACCGGCGACACCGCGCGCGCGTCGATCTCGCAGGACCGCCACTCCCTCGGCGGCAAGGTGCTGAGGCTGGACGCGAAGACCGGGAGCCCGCTGCCGGACAACCCGTTCATCACCTCGTCGGACCCGCACGAGCGGCTGATCTACACCTACGGCCACCGCAACGTCCAGGGCGTGGCGATCCGCCCGGGCAACGGCCAGGTGATCACCGCCGAGCACGGGCCGACGTTCGACGACGAGGTCAACCTCCTCAAGCCGGGCGCCAACTACGGCTGGGACCCGTCGAAGGGCGGCACCGACTCGAGCTACGACGAGAGCGTCCCGATGACCGACCTCAAGCGGTTCCCGGACGCGGTGAGTCCACTGTGGACGTCCGGCAAGATCACCGAGGCGATCAGCGGCGACGCCTTCCTGACCGGCGCCCAGTGGGGCCCGAACGACGGCGCGCTGGTCGTGGTGGCGCTGAAGGGCCAGAAGCTCCTGCTGTACCACTTGGACCCGGCGGGCAAGGTCCTCGACGTCACGCTCCCCCCGGAGTTCGACGACAAGTTCGGCCGCCTCCGCGCGGTCCGCAGCGGCCCGGACGGCGCCCTGTACGTGACGACGTCCGACGGCACCGACGACAAGCTGCTGAAGGTCACGCCCGCCTGA
- a CDS encoding response regulator, with the protein MTTRILLCDDQQLVRVGLRMIVESQDDLEVAGEAANGEEAVALARELRPDLVLMDVRMPVLDGVAATARICAELPDVRVLIITTFDLDEYAYAALRGGASGFLVKDAPSEEMLVAIRGVLRGDSMVSPSVTRRLLDRYLADERDPVDTARLGALTEREKDVLGLVARGLSNGEIAAKLYIGETTVKTHVGRILAKLRLRDRVHAVVFAYESGLVRPGA; encoded by the coding sequence GTGACCACCCGGATCCTGCTCTGCGACGACCAGCAGCTGGTCCGCGTCGGCCTGCGGATGATCGTCGAAAGCCAGGACGACCTCGAAGTCGCGGGCGAAGCGGCTAACGGCGAGGAGGCCGTCGCCCTGGCCCGGGAGCTGCGGCCCGACCTGGTGCTGATGGACGTCCGGATGCCGGTCCTCGACGGCGTGGCGGCGACCGCGCGGATCTGCGCCGAGCTGCCGGACGTGCGCGTCCTGATCATCACGACCTTCGACCTCGACGAGTACGCGTACGCGGCGTTGCGCGGCGGGGCCAGCGGGTTCCTGGTGAAGGACGCGCCGTCCGAAGAGATGCTCGTGGCGATCCGCGGGGTACTGCGCGGCGACTCGATGGTCTCGCCGTCGGTCACGCGGCGGCTGCTCGACCGGTACCTCGCCGACGAACGCGACCCGGTGGACACCGCCCGGCTCGGCGCGTTGACCGAGCGGGAGAAGGACGTGCTGGGGCTCGTCGCGCGCGGCCTCTCGAACGGCGAGATCGCGGCGAAGCTGTACATCGGCGAGACGACGGTGAAAACGCACGTCGGGCGGATCCTGGCCAAGCTGCGGCTGCGCGACCGGGTGCACGCGGTGGTGTTCGCCTACGAGTCCGGACTGGTCCGCCCGGGTGCCTGA
- a CDS encoding sensor histidine kinase codes for MERLVKWVRGHRWTVDLPLYAVFLFLAPNWAGDTPWAVRALSMVFVLPVVVRRRFPRTAAVLIIAGAACVYLNEIWAYDRGRTELAMAVVLFNLVKLGDRRFAAVIAVAVFTLGWQWGFLWGTYTDNPTITIVGIWPLHIAAWALGEFFRAKEQLTAEEEKLGEAQSRAAVAEERTRIARELHDVVAHSMSVIVLNAEGAKLARHRDPEAVDRTLDTIVHTGRGALAELRRLLEVLHAGQAARNPQPTLGELRDLVGQSGRDVALDVTGDPGELPASAALQAYRIVQEALTNMIKHAPADATGRVRVAFEPPRVRIEVTNTGGRASPAPALPSSGHGLAGMRQRVEMYHGELTTGPLPDGGYRVRASLVVGS; via the coding sequence GTGGAACGACTCGTGAAGTGGGTGCGCGGACACCGGTGGACAGTGGATCTCCCGCTGTACGCGGTGTTCCTGTTCCTCGCGCCGAACTGGGCCGGGGACACCCCCTGGGCGGTTCGCGCGCTCTCGATGGTCTTCGTGCTGCCGGTGGTCGTGCGGCGGCGGTTCCCGCGCACGGCCGCGGTGCTGATCATCGCCGGGGCCGCGTGCGTGTACCTCAACGAGATCTGGGCGTACGACCGCGGCCGCACCGAACTGGCCATGGCGGTCGTGCTGTTCAACCTGGTGAAGCTGGGCGACCGGCGGTTCGCGGCGGTGATCGCCGTCGCGGTCTTCACGCTCGGCTGGCAGTGGGGCTTCCTCTGGGGCACCTACACCGACAACCCGACCATCACCATCGTCGGCATCTGGCCGCTGCACATCGCCGCGTGGGCCCTCGGGGAGTTCTTCCGCGCCAAGGAACAGCTGACCGCGGAGGAGGAGAAGCTCGGCGAAGCCCAGTCGCGCGCCGCGGTCGCGGAGGAGCGCACGCGGATCGCGCGCGAGCTGCACGACGTCGTCGCGCACAGCATGAGCGTGATCGTGCTGAACGCCGAGGGCGCGAAGCTCGCCCGGCACCGCGATCCCGAAGCCGTCGACCGCACGCTCGACACGATCGTCCACACGGGCCGCGGCGCACTGGCCGAACTGCGGCGGCTCCTCGAAGTCCTGCACGCCGGCCAGGCGGCGCGCAACCCGCAGCCGACGCTCGGCGAATTGCGTGACCTCGTCGGGCAGTCCGGGCGCGACGTCGCGCTCGACGTCACCGGAGACCCGGGTGAGCTGCCCGCGAGCGCCGCGCTGCAGGCGTACCGGATCGTCCAGGAGGCACTGACCAACATGATCAAGCACGCGCCGGCCGACGCGACCGGACGGGTCCGCGTCGCCTTCGAACCACCCCGCGTCCGGATCGAGGTGACGAACACGGGCGGCCGCGCGTCGCCGGCCCCCGCCCTGCCCTCGTCCGGGCACGGGCTGGCCGGGATGCGCCAGCGCGTCGAGATGTACCACGGCGAACTGACCACCGGGCCGCTGCCCGACGGCGGCTACCGCGTGCGCGCGAGCCTGGTGGTCGGGTCGTGA
- a CDS encoding class I SAM-dependent methyltransferase has translation MSITSEFLRHPLLTGAIAPSSPRLAEPMTAGLGLERATRVAELGPGTGVFTEAVLALLPPEARLTAVEINPRFADALRKRFPQVDVVTGTAEHLDQAGLDVVVSGLPWTAMTAARQQRILDAVVAALAPTGRFTTFAYAHAAWTPPARRFAASLRSRFAVVERTPVVWGNLPPAFVYRAALPVAVGRARRGQPAAAAA, from the coding sequence ATGTCGATCACCAGTGAATTCCTCCGCCACCCGCTGCTGACGGGCGCGATCGCACCCAGCTCGCCGCGGCTGGCCGAACCGATGACGGCGGGCCTCGGCCTGGAACGCGCGACGCGGGTCGCCGAACTCGGCCCGGGCACCGGCGTCTTCACCGAAGCGGTCCTCGCACTGCTTCCTCCCGAAGCGCGCCTGACCGCCGTCGAGATCAACCCGCGTTTCGCCGACGCCCTGCGCAAGCGCTTTCCGCAGGTCGACGTCGTCACCGGCACCGCGGAACACCTCGACCAAGCCGGCCTCGACGTCGTCGTCTCCGGGTTGCCGTGGACGGCCATGACGGCGGCCCGCCAGCAGCGCATCCTCGACGCGGTCGTCGCGGCACTCGCCCCGACCGGCCGGTTCACGACGTTCGCGTACGCCCATGCGGCCTGGACACCGCCCGCGCGCCGCTTCGCCGCTTCACTGCGAAGCCGTTTCGCGGTCGTGGAGCGCACTCCGGTCGTCTGGGGCAACTTGCCGCCCGCGTTCGTCTACCGCGCGGCGCTCCCGGTCGCGGTGGGGAGGGCCCGGCGTGGACAGCCTGCTGCGGCCGCTGCTTGA
- a CDS encoding DedA family protein has product MDSLLRPLLDAPPAVVYLVCALVIAAETALLPGIVLPTLSTLLLMGFLAERGTLDFGLALTVAVASAVLGDQLAYLEGRRWGPRLARRVGRERWDRAESVISRYGVPAVIAGRCLVGLRTLVPRVAGSAAMPYRRFAAGSVAAAVLWAGAELLVGHTTALVL; this is encoded by the coding sequence GTGGACAGCCTGCTGCGGCCGCTGCTTGACGCGCCCCCGGCGGTCGTCTACCTGGTCTGCGCGCTGGTGATCGCGGCGGAAACCGCGCTGCTGCCGGGCATCGTGCTGCCGACGCTGTCGACGTTGCTGCTGATGGGGTTCCTCGCCGAGCGCGGCACGCTCGACTTCGGGCTCGCGTTGACGGTGGCGGTCGCGTCGGCCGTCCTCGGCGACCAGCTCGCCTACCTCGAAGGACGGCGCTGGGGGCCGCGGCTCGCGCGCCGCGTCGGCCGCGAGCGGTGGGACCGCGCCGAGTCGGTGATCTCGCGCTACGGCGTCCCGGCGGTGATCGCGGGCCGCTGCCTGGTGGGGTTGCGGACGCTGGTGCCGCGCGTCGCGGGCTCGGCGGCCATGCCGTACCGCCGGTTCGCGGCGGGCAGCGTGGCGGCGGCGGTGCTGTGGGCGGGCGCGGAACTGCTGGTGGGTCACACGACGGCGCTGGTGCTCTGA
- a CDS encoding helix-turn-helix transcriptional regulator, with the protein MNFGTALKDWRTRRHLSQLDLALRAGTTQRHVSFMESGRSLPGRGMVLRVAESLELPLRERNGLLHAAGFAPSYPETRLDDPAIRPVLDGLRRLLDGHRPYPAIVVDRYGVLVAKNDAFALLTEGVAPELLEEPVDTLRLALHPRGMAPRVRNLDDWARHILERLRNDLARIPDDRLAAQLAELEGYLPPPAPPGPEHLGFAVPVRLASSVGELRLITAITTFATAADVTVSELKLETFLPADAETAERLQSTSAVV; encoded by the coding sequence GTGAACTTCGGAACGGCGCTCAAGGACTGGCGCACGCGACGGCACCTCAGCCAGCTCGACCTGGCGTTGCGGGCCGGGACGACGCAGCGGCACGTGAGCTTCATGGAGAGCGGGCGCTCACTCCCCGGCCGCGGCATGGTGCTGCGCGTCGCCGAGTCGCTCGAACTGCCGCTGCGCGAGCGCAACGGCCTGCTGCACGCCGCGGGTTTCGCGCCGTCGTACCCCGAGACCCGGCTCGACGACCCGGCGATCCGGCCGGTCCTCGACGGGCTGCGGCGGTTGCTCGACGGCCACCGGCCCTACCCCGCGATCGTCGTCGACCGCTACGGCGTGCTGGTCGCGAAGAACGACGCCTTCGCGCTGCTCACCGAAGGCGTTGCGCCGGAGCTGCTCGAAGAGCCGGTCGACACGCTGCGGCTCGCGCTGCACCCGCGCGGGATGGCGCCGCGCGTGCGCAACCTCGACGACTGGGCGCGGCACATCCTCGAACGCCTCCGCAACGACCTGGCCCGCATCCCGGACGACCGGCTGGCCGCCCAGCTCGCGGAGCTGGAGGGGTACCTGCCGCCGCCGGCCCCGCCGGGCCCGGAGCACCTCGGGTTCGCGGTGCCGGTGCGGCTGGCCAGCTCGGTCGGCGAGCTGCGGCTGATCACGGCGATCACCACGTTCGCGACGGCGGCGGACGTGACGGTGTCGGAGCTGAAGCTGGAGACGTTCCTGCCCGCGGACGCCGAAACCGCGGAACGGCTTCAGAGCACCAGCGCCGTCGTGTGA
- a CDS encoding LLM class flavin-dependent oxidoreductase, which produces MTKYGLVVPTYQPILDAGRTAPELVGVAVEAERLGLDSVWVGDTLARAPLDAFTMLSAFAARTSRVTLGTSALLPALRDPVLSANQLLSLDLLSEGRLTVAVGAGFAGRSEPEFAFVGVPWERRRARLDDIVGLWRAAWRGESSFHGEVLHYDSLPAFPLPARDGGPPVWLAAYTPGALERVGRLYDGWLPYPPDPADYGTGLARIRAVATRPVTPALFATVLVEDDPVRGRALLEEYCQRNYGMPADFVQGIQMQVTGNAAEVASRLREYEGAEHFLLRIASTDPKVFDEQLTRVAEVVELLRDQP; this is translated from the coding sequence ATGACGAAATACGGCTTGGTCGTCCCGACCTACCAGCCCATCCTCGACGCCGGGCGGACCGCGCCCGAACTGGTCGGCGTGGCCGTCGAAGCGGAACGCCTCGGACTCGACTCGGTGTGGGTCGGCGACACCCTCGCGCGCGCTCCGCTGGACGCGTTCACCATGCTGAGCGCCTTCGCCGCCCGCACCTCCCGGGTGACCTTGGGGACGTCCGCGCTGCTCCCGGCGTTGCGGGACCCGGTGCTCTCGGCGAACCAGCTGCTGTCCCTCGACCTGCTCAGCGAAGGTCGCCTCACGGTGGCGGTCGGCGCGGGGTTCGCGGGGCGCAGCGAACCGGAGTTCGCGTTCGTGGGGGTGCCGTGGGAGCGGCGGCGGGCCCGCCTGGACGACATCGTGGGCCTGTGGCGGGCGGCGTGGCGCGGCGAATCGTCGTTCCACGGCGAGGTGCTGCACTACGACTCGCTTCCCGCGTTCCCCTTGCCGGCGCGGGACGGCGGCCCGCCGGTCTGGCTGGCCGCGTACACGCCGGGCGCGCTGGAGCGCGTCGGACGGCTGTACGACGGCTGGCTCCCGTACCCGCCGGACCCGGCGGACTACGGGACCGGGCTGGCCCGGATCCGCGCGGTCGCCACCCGGCCGGTGACGCCCGCGTTGTTCGCGACGGTCCTGGTCGAGGACGACCCAGTCCGCGGGCGCGCGCTGCTGGAGGAGTACTGCCAGCGCAACTACGGGATGCCCGCCGACTTCGTCCAGGGCATCCAGATGCAGGTCACCGGGAACGCCGCGGAGGTCGCTTCGCGGCTGCGGGAGTACGAAGGCGCGGAGCACTTCCTGCTGCGCATCGCGAGCACCGACCCGAAGGTGTTCGACGAGCAGCTGACCCGGGTCGCGGAGGTGGTGGAACTGCTGCGCGACCAGCCGTGA
- the mfd gene encoding transcription-repair coupling factor — translation MSGLLTAILPDPALRGVVERAGAPLLELQGPIAARQLVAAALAADDGAGKPVLAVTATGREADELTASLSALLGARKVADFPSWETLPHERLSPRADTVGRRLEVLHRLKTEDDSLRVVVATVRSLIQPMAPGLGSLEPIDLVVGEEEPFEQLLERLVELAYTRVDMVEKRGEFAVRGGILDLFGPTAQHPVRVEFWGDEVSEIRAFAVSDQRSLPGEIPRVTAPPCRELLLTQPVKEKAAELAKTYEADAHLAEMLTKLADGIPVEGMEALIPVLCEGELELLTDAMPVGTHVLLTDPEKIRARAADLVRTGQEFLEASWTTAAAGGQAPIDLGASAYRGLDEIASHAQDTKRAWWTLTQLTSEDPDVYRVSVEAAPAYRGELDRATTDLRAHIASGGTAVLVVAGHGTAARAVEQFSAADVPAALAGEGLESAPAPGVVTVTCGGLTDGFISPERALVVLTEADLTGRGSGAGTSTKDLTTKMPSRRRNAVDPLALKAGDYVVHEQHGIGRFVEMVQRTVAGATREYLLLEYGSSKRGHPGDRLFVPTDQLDEVSKYVGGELPTLNKLGGSDWKNTKARAKKAVKEIAAELVQLYAARQAAPGHAFGPDTPWQGELEDAFPFTETNDQLAAIDEVKADMERGVPMDRVICGDVGYGKTEIAVRAAFKAVQDGKQVAVLVPTTLLAQQHLNTFQERMRSFPVTIKGLSRFTNKTESDLILEQLAAGEVDIVIGTHRLLQTGIRYKDLGLVIVDEEQRFGVEHKEHIKALRTHVDVLTMSATPIPRTLEMSLAGIREMSTILTPPEDRHPILTYVGAYDDKQVGAAIRRELLRDGQVFYVHNRVSSIEKAARHIRELVPEARVVTAHGQMNEDKLEKIIQGFWENEYDVLVCTTIVETGLDISNANTLLVERGDLLGLAQLHQLRGRVGRGRDRGYAYFLYPPEAPLTETAHDRLATIAQNTELGAGMAVAMKDLEIRGAGNILGAEQSGHIAGVGFDLYVRLVGEAVDAFRRHAGAEPAEDEEMADVRVDLPIDAHLPHDYVPGERLRLEAYRKIAAAPDTAGLDAVREELIDRYGQPPAAVNRLLAVAKFRHTCREAGVTEVAVQGNTIRFAPLPLADSQLVRLKRLYPKAVFKAVTNTVSVPKPTEGPAGGRIGAPTLRDEELLDWCTKLLVQLTKKPAAV, via the coding sequence CTGTCCGGACTCCTCACCGCCATCCTTCCCGACCCGGCCCTGCGCGGCGTGGTCGAGCGCGCCGGCGCGCCGCTGCTCGAGCTGCAGGGCCCGATCGCCGCCCGGCAGCTCGTCGCCGCCGCCCTCGCGGCGGACGACGGGGCGGGCAAACCCGTGCTCGCCGTCACCGCCACCGGCCGCGAGGCCGACGAGCTGACCGCCTCGCTCAGCGCCCTGCTCGGGGCGCGGAAAGTAGCCGACTTCCCGAGCTGGGAGACGCTCCCGCACGAGCGGCTCTCGCCCCGCGCGGACACCGTCGGCCGCCGCCTGGAGGTGCTGCACCGCCTCAAGACCGAGGACGATTCGCTGCGGGTCGTCGTCGCGACCGTCCGCAGCCTGATCCAGCCGATGGCGCCCGGCCTCGGCTCGCTCGAGCCGATCGACCTCGTCGTCGGCGAGGAGGAGCCGTTCGAGCAGCTGCTCGAACGGCTCGTCGAGCTGGCGTACACCCGCGTCGACATGGTCGAGAAGCGCGGCGAGTTCGCCGTCCGCGGCGGCATCCTCGACCTGTTCGGGCCGACCGCGCAGCACCCCGTGCGCGTCGAGTTCTGGGGTGACGAGGTCAGCGAGATCCGCGCGTTCGCCGTCTCCGACCAGCGGTCGCTGCCCGGCGAGATCCCGCGCGTCACCGCGCCGCCGTGCCGCGAGCTGCTGCTGACACAGCCGGTCAAGGAAAAGGCCGCGGAGCTGGCGAAGACGTACGAAGCGGACGCGCACCTGGCCGAAATGCTCACCAAGCTGGCCGACGGCATCCCGGTCGAGGGCATGGAGGCGCTCATCCCGGTGCTCTGCGAAGGCGAGCTGGAGCTGCTCACCGACGCGATGCCGGTCGGCACGCACGTGCTGCTCACCGACCCGGAGAAGATCCGCGCCCGCGCCGCCGACCTCGTGCGCACCGGCCAGGAGTTCCTCGAAGCGTCCTGGACGACGGCCGCGGCGGGCGGGCAGGCGCCGATCGACCTCGGCGCGTCCGCCTACCGCGGGCTCGACGAGATCGCGTCGCACGCGCAGGACACCAAGCGCGCCTGGTGGACGCTCACCCAGCTGACCAGCGAAGACCCCGACGTGTACCGCGTTTCCGTGGAAGCCGCGCCGGCGTACCGCGGCGAGCTGGACCGCGCGACGACGGACTTGCGCGCGCACATCGCGTCGGGCGGCACCGCGGTGCTCGTCGTCGCCGGCCACGGCACCGCGGCTCGCGCGGTCGAGCAGTTCTCGGCCGCCGACGTCCCGGCCGCGCTGGCGGGCGAAGGCCTGGAGAGCGCGCCGGCGCCGGGCGTCGTCACGGTCACCTGCGGCGGCCTGACCGACGGCTTCATCTCGCCGGAGCGCGCGCTGGTCGTGCTCACCGAGGCGGACCTGACCGGCCGCGGCTCCGGCGCCGGAACGTCCACAAAGGACCTCACGACCAAGATGCCGTCCCGGCGGCGCAACGCCGTCGACCCGCTGGCGCTGAAGGCCGGCGACTACGTCGTGCACGAGCAGCACGGCATCGGCCGGTTCGTCGAGATGGTGCAGCGGACGGTCGCCGGCGCCACCCGCGAGTACCTGCTGCTGGAGTACGGCTCGTCCAAGCGCGGGCACCCGGGCGACCGGCTGTTCGTACCGACCGACCAGCTCGACGAGGTGTCCAAGTACGTCGGGGGCGAACTGCCGACGCTGAACAAGCTCGGCGGTTCCGACTGGAAGAACACCAAGGCCAGGGCCAAGAAGGCGGTCAAGGAGATCGCCGCCGAGCTGGTGCAGCTGTACGCCGCGCGGCAGGCCGCCCCGGGGCACGCGTTCGGCCCGGACACGCCGTGGCAGGGCGAGCTGGAGGACGCCTTCCCGTTCACCGAGACCAACGACCAGCTCGCCGCGATCGACGAGGTCAAGGCCGACATGGAACGCGGCGTCCCGATGGACCGCGTGATCTGCGGCGACGTCGGCTACGGCAAGACGGAGATCGCCGTCCGCGCCGCGTTCAAGGCGGTCCAGGACGGCAAGCAGGTCGCGGTCCTCGTCCCGACGACGCTGCTCGCCCAGCAGCACCTGAACACCTTCCAGGAGCGGATGCGCTCGTTCCCGGTGACGATCAAGGGCCTGTCCCGGTTCACGAACAAGACCGAATCGGACCTCATCCTGGAGCAGCTCGCCGCCGGCGAGGTCGACATCGTGATCGGCACGCACCGCCTGCTGCAGACCGGCATCCGCTACAAGGACCTCGGTCTCGTGATCGTCGACGAGGAGCAGCGCTTCGGCGTCGAGCACAAGGAGCACATCAAGGCGCTGCGCACGCACGTCGACGTGCTCACCATGTCGGCGACCCCGATCCCGCGCACCCTGGAGATGTCGCTGGCCGGCATCCGCGAGATGTCCACGATCCTCACCCCGCCCGAGGACCGGCACCCGATCCTGACCTACGTCGGCGCGTACGACGACAAGCAGGTCGGCGCGGCCATCCGGCGCGAACTGCTGCGAGACGGCCAGGTCTTCTACGTCCACAACCGCGTCTCCTCGATCGAGAAGGCGGCGCGGCACATCCGGGAACTGGTGCCGGAGGCGCGCGTCGTCACCGCGCACGGCCAGATGAACGAGGACAAGCTCGAGAAGATCATCCAGGGCTTCTGGGAGAACGAATACGACGTCCTGGTGTGCACCACGATCGTCGAGACCGGGCTGGACATCTCGAACGCGAACACGCTGCTGGTCGAGCGCGGTGACCTGCTGGGGCTGGCCCAGCTGCACCAGCTTCGCGGCCGGGTCGGCCGCGGCCGCGACCGCGGGTACGCGTACTTCCTGTACCCGCCGGAGGCCCCGCTGACGGAGACGGCGCACGACCGCCTGGCGACGATCGCCCAGAACACCGAACTCGGTGCGGGCATGGCGGTCGCGATGAAGGACCTCGAGATCCGCGGCGCGGGCAACATCCTCGGCGCGGAGCAGTCCGGGCACATCGCGGGGGTCGGGTTCGACCTGTACGTGCGGTTGGTCGGCGAAGCGGTCGACGCGTTCCGCAGGCACGCGGGCGCGGAGCCGGCGGAGGACGAGGAGATGGCCGACGTCCGCGTCGACCTCCCGATCGACGCCCACCTCCCGCACGACTACGTCCCGGGCGAGCGGCTGCGGCTGGAGGCGTACCGCAAGATCGCGGCGGCGCCGGACACCGCGGGCCTCGACGCGGTGCGCGAGGAGCTGATCGACCGCTACGGCCAGCCGCCGGCCGCGGTGAACCGGTTGCTGGCGGTGGCGAAGTTCCGGCACACGTGCCGCGAGGCGGGCGTGACGGAGGTGGCGGTCCAGGGCAACACCATCCGGTTCGCGCCGTTGCCGCTGGCCGACTCGCAGCTGGTGCGCCTGAAGCGGCTGTACCCGAAGGCGGTGTTCAAGGCGGTGACGAACACGGTATCGGTGCCGAAGCCGACCGAGGGCCCGGCGGGCGGCCGGATCGGCGCGCCGACGCTGCGGGACGAGGAACTGCTGGACTGGTGCACGAAGCTGCTGGTGCAGCTGACGAAGAAGCCTGCCGCGGTTTAG
- a CDS encoding MazG family protein, with protein sequence MTAGVVVVVRGTTLPGAALKILRESTAVYAATDVDPAAFGVPAVTEAPSLKDVVLLAGSRDEPAASLLIATGAVVIETPVPPLVRAADVMDRLRSPGGCPWDAVQTHESLRQYLVEETYELLDAIEDGDREALREELGDVLLQVLFHARVATEDPADPFGIDDVAAALVEKLVGRHPHVFADADKVHTVEHQNVKWEELKQREKQRQSIVDGVALGQPAVALAGKLGQRSGRAGIPLDLFPEGSGTAAQLFRIAATARRAGVDPEDELRALAKQFARDVRAAEQAARDAGLEPTTLEADGWRKFWPTRSV encoded by the coding sequence GTGACCGCAGGCGTCGTTGTAGTCGTCCGCGGGACGACGCTGCCCGGTGCGGCACTGAAGATCCTCCGCGAGTCCACGGCGGTCTACGCGGCCACCGACGTCGACCCGGCCGCGTTCGGGGTCCCGGCCGTCACCGAGGCGCCTTCGCTGAAGGATGTCGTGCTGCTCGCCGGGTCCCGGGACGAGCCCGCCGCGTCGCTGCTCATCGCGACCGGCGCGGTCGTCATCGAGACGCCGGTGCCGCCGCTGGTGCGGGCCGCGGACGTGATGGACCGGCTCCGTTCGCCGGGCGGCTGCCCGTGGGACGCGGTGCAGACGCACGAATCGCTGCGGCAGTACCTGGTCGAGGAAACCTACGAACTGCTCGACGCCATCGAAGACGGCGATCGTGAAGCGCTGCGCGAGGAACTCGGCGACGTCCTCCTGCAGGTGCTGTTCCACGCGCGTGTCGCGACCGAGGACCCGGCCGACCCGTTCGGCATCGACGACGTCGCCGCCGCGCTGGTCGAGAAGCTGGTCGGGCGGCACCCGCACGTGTTCGCCGACGCGGACAAGGTGCACACGGTCGAGCACCAGAACGTGAAGTGGGAAGAGCTGAAGCAGCGCGAGAAGCAACGTCAGTCCATTGTGGACGGCGTGGCGCTCGGCCAGCCCGCCGTGGCGCTGGCGGGCAAGCTGGGGCAGCGGTCCGGGCGGGCGGGCATCCCGCTCGACCTCTTCCCCGAAGGTTCGGGAACCGCGGCCCAGCTGTTCCGCATCGCGGCCACGGCGCGCCGCGCGGGCGTCGACCCCGAAGACGAGCTGCGCGCGCTGGCGAAGCAGTTCGCGCGGGACGTCCGGGCCGCCGAGCAGGCCGCCCGCGACGCCGGCCTGGAGCCGACGACCCTCGAAGCCGACGGCTGGCGGAAGTTCTGGCCCACCCGTTCGGTGTGA